Proteins found in one Actinokineospora alba genomic segment:
- a CDS encoding MurR/RpiR family transcriptional regulator — MTAEHSESSPLVRIRSLLPGLARAEQRVAKVVLESPHTVARRSITEVAEAAGTSETTVTRFCKAIGVGGYPELRIALAADTARSEAHADRDLGGDINPDDDLKTVVGKVTFADSRAVEETADQLDIDVLAKVVSAVANAGRVDVYGVGASAFVALDLQQKLHRIGRVSFAWNDTHIMLTSAAVLKPGDVAVAISHTGATADTVEALRVAREHGATTVALTNYPTSPIAEVADLVLTTAARETTFRSGATASRIAQLTVVDCLFIGVAQRHLDETIKALDSTRDAVGPHRLETRHDGRRKPRDTGK; from the coding sequence ATGACAGCAGAACACAGCGAGTCAAGTCCCTTGGTCCGCATTCGTTCGCTTCTGCCGGGCCTGGCCCGAGCTGAGCAACGGGTGGCCAAGGTCGTGCTTGAGAGCCCGCACACCGTCGCCCGCCGCAGCATCACGGAGGTCGCCGAGGCCGCGGGCACCAGCGAGACGACCGTGACCAGGTTCTGCAAGGCGATCGGCGTCGGGGGCTACCCCGAGCTGCGCATCGCGCTTGCCGCCGACACCGCCCGGTCCGAGGCGCACGCCGACCGGGATCTCGGCGGTGACATCAACCCCGACGACGACCTCAAGACCGTCGTCGGGAAGGTCACCTTCGCCGACTCCCGGGCCGTCGAGGAAACCGCGGACCAACTCGACATCGACGTGCTGGCCAAGGTCGTCAGCGCCGTCGCGAACGCGGGGAGGGTCGACGTCTACGGCGTCGGGGCCAGCGCGTTCGTGGCGCTCGACCTGCAGCAGAAGCTGCATCGGATCGGGCGGGTCAGCTTCGCGTGGAACGACACGCACATCATGTTGACCTCGGCCGCCGTGCTCAAGCCCGGCGACGTCGCGGTGGCCATCTCGCACACCGGTGCCACCGCCGACACCGTCGAGGCCCTGCGGGTCGCCCGTGAGCACGGGGCGACCACGGTGGCGCTGACGAACTACCCGACCTCGCCGATCGCCGAGGTGGCCGACCTGGTGCTGACCACCGCCGCGCGGGAGACCACCTTCCGCTCGGGCGCGACGGCCAGCCGGATCGCGCAGCTCACGGTGGTCGACTGCCTGTTCATCGGTGTCGCGCAGCGGCACCTGGACGAGACGATCAAGGCGCTCGACTCGACCCGGGACGCGGTCGGACCGCACCGGCTCGAGACCCGGCACGACGGACGGCGCAAGCCGCGAGACACCGGGAAGTGA
- the acs gene encoding acetate--CoA ligase, giving the protein MTEQSGQSPALDNLSTESRVFPPSAEFAAQANASAQWYDDADADRDAFWATQAERLTWANKWSRVVDWDDAPFAKWFVGGELNVAYNCVDRHVEAGLGDRVAINWVGEPGDSVTITYADLQRNVSKAANALAELGLNAGDRVAIQMPMLPEAIYSMLACARLGLVHSVVFGGFSPTALRSRIDDAQARLLITSDGQYRRGKPAPMKESTDEATAETPSIEHVLVVRRTGAEIPWTEGRDLWWHDVVDKQPDTHTPEAFDAEHPLFILYTSGTTGKPKGILHTSGGYLTQAAYTHNAVFDLKPETDVYWCTADIGWITGHTYIVYGPLANGATQVVYEGTPNTPHEGRHFEIIQQHGVTIYYTAPTLIRTFMKWGEQIPAGYDLSSLRLLGSVGEPINPEAWIWYRKHIGGDRIPIVDTWWQTETGAIMISPLPGVTEAKPGSAQRPLPGISAAIVDEAGKEVPAGGGGYLVLTQPWPSMLRGIWGDEERFRETYWSRFADEGFYFAGDGAKYDADGDIWLLGRIDDVMNVSGHRISTTEVESALVSHPSVAEAAVVGATDATTGQGIVAFVILRNRPEGTPEAAVSELRDHVAKEIGPIAKPRQILVVTELPKTRSGKIMRRLLRDIAENREIGDTTTLADSAVMNLITEGLSNKPSED; this is encoded by the coding sequence ATGACCGAGCAGTCCGGTCAAAGTCCAGCGTTGGACAACTTGTCGACGGAGAGCCGGGTCTTCCCGCCGTCCGCCGAGTTCGCGGCGCAGGCGAACGCCTCGGCGCAGTGGTACGACGACGCCGACGCCGACCGCGACGCGTTCTGGGCCACCCAGGCTGAGCGCCTGACCTGGGCGAACAAGTGGTCACGGGTCGTCGACTGGGACGACGCGCCGTTCGCGAAGTGGTTCGTCGGCGGAGAGCTCAACGTCGCCTACAACTGCGTCGACCGGCACGTCGAGGCGGGCCTGGGCGACCGGGTGGCGATCAACTGGGTCGGCGAGCCCGGCGACTCGGTCACGATCACCTACGCCGATCTGCAGCGCAACGTGAGCAAGGCGGCCAACGCGCTCGCCGAGCTGGGCCTCAACGCCGGTGACCGCGTGGCGATCCAGATGCCGATGCTGCCCGAGGCTATCTATTCGATGCTCGCGTGCGCGCGACTCGGCCTCGTGCACAGCGTGGTCTTCGGCGGGTTCTCCCCCACCGCGCTGCGCTCGCGCATCGACGACGCCCAGGCACGGCTGCTGATCACCTCCGACGGGCAGTACCGCCGCGGCAAGCCCGCGCCGATGAAGGAGTCGACCGACGAGGCCACCGCGGAGACGCCGAGCATCGAGCACGTCCTGGTCGTGCGGCGCACCGGCGCCGAGATCCCGTGGACCGAGGGCCGCGACCTGTGGTGGCACGACGTCGTCGACAAGCAGCCGGACACGCACACGCCCGAGGCCTTCGACGCCGAGCACCCGCTGTTCATCCTCTACACCTCTGGGACCACCGGGAAGCCCAAGGGCATCCTGCACACCAGCGGCGGTTACCTGACCCAGGCCGCGTACACCCACAACGCGGTCTTCGACCTCAAGCCCGAGACCGACGTCTACTGGTGCACCGCCGACATCGGCTGGATCACCGGGCACACCTACATCGTCTACGGCCCGCTCGCCAACGGCGCGACGCAGGTGGTCTACGAGGGAACGCCCAACACCCCGCACGAGGGCAGGCACTTCGAGATCATCCAGCAGCACGGCGTGACGATCTACTACACCGCGCCCACGCTGATCCGCACGTTCATGAAGTGGGGCGAGCAGATCCCCGCGGGCTACGACCTGTCGTCGCTGCGCCTGCTGGGCAGTGTCGGCGAGCCGATCAACCCCGAGGCGTGGATCTGGTACCGCAAGCACATCGGCGGCGACCGCATCCCGATCGTCGACACGTGGTGGCAGACCGAGACCGGCGCGATCATGATCAGCCCGCTGCCCGGGGTCACCGAGGCCAAGCCGGGCAGCGCGCAGCGCCCGCTGCCGGGGATCAGCGCGGCGATCGTCGACGAGGCGGGCAAGGAGGTGCCCGCCGGTGGCGGCGGCTATCTCGTGCTGACCCAGCCGTGGCCGTCGATGCTGCGCGGCATCTGGGGCGACGAGGAGCGCTTCCGCGAGACCTACTGGTCGCGCTTCGCCGATGAGGGCTTCTACTTCGCAGGCGACGGCGCCAAGTACGACGCCGACGGCGACATCTGGCTGCTCGGCCGCATCGACGACGTCATGAACGTGTCCGGCCACCGCATCTCGACCACCGAGGTCGAGTCCGCGCTGGTGTCGCACCCGAGCGTCGCGGAGGCCGCCGTCGTCGGCGCCACCGACGCCACCACGGGCCAGGGCATCGTCGCGTTCGTCATCCTGCGCAACCGTCCCGAGGGCACGCCCGAGGCGGCGGTGAGCGAGCTGCGCGACCACGTGGCGAAGGAGATCGGCCCGATCGCGAAGCCGCGGCAGATCCTCGTCGTCACCGAGCTGCCCAAGACCCGCAGCGGCAAGATCATGCGGCGGCTGCTGCGCGACATCGCCGAGAACCGGGAAATCGGTGACACCACCACTCTCGCCGACAGCGCGGTAATGAACCTGATCACCGAGGGACTGAGCAACAAGCCGTCGGAGGACTGA
- a CDS encoding DUF937 domain-containing protein translates to MSAIDDILGQIPLSQLAAQLGVDEGTAEQATRAALPALLGGMQANAQDPAGEQSLLKALGQHDPSLVEGGVDLNQVDTADGSKIVNNVFGAQQSEVVNTLGGLPGIDGKALIAKLLPLLAPIVMSYLAKKLGGKLGAPVPDQSQQPQQQSGGALGDLLGGLLGGGSSGGGGLGNLGDLLGGLLGSGRK, encoded by the coding sequence GTGAGCGCGATTGACGACATCCTTGGCCAGATCCCGCTGTCCCAGCTCGCCGCCCAACTGGGCGTCGACGAGGGCACCGCGGAGCAGGCGACCCGTGCCGCGCTGCCCGCGCTGCTGGGCGGAATGCAGGCCAACGCCCAAGACCCGGCAGGCGAGCAGTCGTTGCTGAAAGCACTGGGGCAGCACGACCCCAGCCTCGTCGAGGGCGGCGTCGACCTGAACCAGGTGGACACCGCGGACGGGTCGAAGATCGTGAACAACGTCTTCGGCGCGCAGCAGTCCGAGGTCGTCAACACCCTGGGCGGGCTGCCCGGCATCGACGGCAAGGCGCTCATCGCCAAGCTGCTGCCGCTGCTCGCCCCGATCGTGATGTCCTACCTGGCCAAGAAGCTCGGCGGCAAGCTCGGCGCGCCCGTGCCGGACCAGTCCCAGCAGCCTCAGCAGCAGAGCGGCGGCGCCCTCGGGGATCTCCTCGGCGGCCTGCTCGGCGGCGGCTCCTCCGGTGGCGGCGGGCTTGGCAACCTGGGCGACCTGCTCGGTGGACTCCTGGGCTCCGGTCGCAAGTAG
- a CDS encoding N-acetylmuramic acid 6-phosphate etherase, with protein sequence MTVPRQTVHVDSPTERRNPRTADIDQMSTVDILRTINSEDRAVPDAVAAALPLLAQAVDLATEALRAGKRVHYVGAGTSGRIATLDAAELAPTYNTPPDWFQVHHAGGPGAVHRSAEAAEDDDLAAAEEMNRDVRPGDFVLGLTASGRTPYVISALETAHGIGATTALVSNNPNAARTSQIDLVIVVDTGPEAISGSTRMKAGTAQKLVLTAFSTAVMVKLGRTYSNLMVSMRANNAKLRGRTLRILREATGLGMAECSAALTESHGDLKVALVHLLSGVDTPSARQALTETSGHVRQALGLLDAHVI encoded by the coding sequence ATGACGGTGCCTCGGCAAACCGTGCATGTCGACTCCCCCACGGAGCGGAGGAACCCGCGCACCGCCGACATCGATCAGATGTCGACGGTCGACATCCTGCGGACGATCAACTCCGAGGACCGCGCGGTCCCGGACGCCGTGGCCGCCGCGCTGCCGCTCTTGGCGCAGGCGGTCGACCTGGCGACGGAGGCTCTGCGCGCGGGCAAGCGTGTGCACTACGTCGGCGCGGGCACCTCCGGCCGCATCGCGACCCTCGACGCCGCCGAACTCGCCCCGACCTACAACACCCCGCCGGACTGGTTCCAGGTCCACCACGCGGGCGGCCCGGGGGCTGTCCACCGGTCAGCCGAGGCCGCCGAGGACGACGACCTGGCCGCCGCCGAGGAGATGAACCGCGACGTCCGGCCCGGTGATTTCGTCCTGGGCCTGACCGCCTCCGGCCGCACCCCGTACGTGATCAGCGCCCTCGAGACCGCGCACGGCATCGGCGCGACGACGGCACTGGTGTCGAACAATCCCAACGCCGCACGGACTTCGCAGATCGACCTGGTGATCGTGGTCGACACCGGGCCCGAGGCGATCTCGGGTTCGACGCGGATGAAGGCGGGCACGGCGCAGAAGCTCGTGCTGACCGCGTTCTCCACAGCGGTCATGGTCAAGCTGGGTCGCACGTACTCGAATCTCATGGTCAGCATGCGCGCCAACAACGCCAAGCTGCGTGGGCGCACGCTGCGGATCCTGCGCGAGGCGACCGGTCTGGGCATGGCCGAGTGCTCCGCGGCGCTGACCGAGTCCCATGGCGACCTCAAAGTCGCGCTCGTGCACCTGCTGTCCGGTGTGGACACTCCCAGCGCCCGCCAGGCGCTCACCGAGACCAGCGGCCACGTCCGGCAGGCGTTGGGCTTGCTCGACGCGCACGTCATCTAG
- a CDS encoding discoidin domain-containing protein: protein MVVTPYVFFPGVDGGGHGADGADHHIVPTAASMVPVAPALARDGWTVNATSERSDARASNVLDGDPSTIWHSDAAAQHSITIDMRRTQRVSGLAYTPRPGGGNGTIGRYEVRLSTDGATWSDPVSLGVALDDPTVKTMSFAVGGARFVRLTSLAEAGGRGPWASAAELTLFGDPGGPVPTTPLARGDRTTTVTDKAITVDLKAPMVITGLTYRHPGARVGEYRVAVSTDGKTFSPAVASGVWEDGDKVKDAAFAGQVTGRFVRLTSVTGSVSEKAEIDLAGPVPGGAAPLSRYGWSATASDEDSANPAANIVDGRQDTVWRGRRGQHSSQLSSFTVDLKREQPVSSIVLAPRNPGRVANYSVAVSTDGTTFGTPVATGTWSDDGLVKTAVLKGAPNTRFVRVTSTAEAVEGAEFYAYAAIDPASTAALDRTGWSASASDEETDPRYDGRAALAIDGTDTTMWHSKWTGVPAPLPHWITLDMKAAKTVAGIRVQPRGDGMSGWNGRIGQYQLRVSNDGVNFGDPVAAGTWPDTSSPQTALLTSSVSARYVRLTALTEAGNRGPWTTIPEINVLTPAPPPDKSKTGSWSAVNGYPLIPVATAVLPNNKLLMWSAYLPDNFGGTNGYTQTAILDLTTGNITNRRVSNTEHDMFCPGTSVLFDGRVLVSGGSDDNNASIYNPFTDTWSRAGTLNVRRGYQGQTTLSNGEAFIVGGSWSGGEGGKTAEVYSPGRNAWRLLSGVPAEPLMTADVRGVYRADNHGWFFAVSGGRVFHAGPSSRMHWISTTGNGSITDAGLRGDSPDAMNGNAVMYDIGKILTVGGSRQYSEGDAINRAYSIDISSGTNATVTRVGDLAIPRTFANSVVLPDGKVAVVGGMTYGVGFSDQTATYIPELWDPATGQFTKLAPMAVPRTYHSVANLLPDGRVFSGGGGLCGNCAVNHQDGQILTPPYLLNADGSPKPRPTIVAAPGGATLGGKFTIATDKPVTAFSLMRLSSITHSVDNDQRRIPLTPVALAGNSYQVSVPADPGVALPGYYMLFAMDANGVPSVAKMVKISEPFVARMGSRGPG from the coding sequence GTGGTTGTCACGCCGTACGTCTTCTTTCCGGGAGTGGACGGCGGTGGCCACGGTGCCGACGGCGCCGACCACCACATCGTCCCGACCGCCGCGTCGATGGTTCCGGTCGCGCCCGCGCTCGCGCGCGACGGCTGGACCGTCAATGCCACGAGCGAGCGGTCGGACGCGCGCGCGTCCAACGTGCTCGACGGTGATCCGTCGACCATCTGGCACAGCGACGCGGCCGCGCAGCACTCGATCACCATCGACATGCGACGCACCCAGCGCGTGTCCGGCCTTGCCTACACGCCCCGGCCCGGTGGCGGGAACGGCACGATCGGCCGCTACGAGGTGCGGCTCAGCACCGATGGGGCCACGTGGTCGGACCCCGTGAGCTTGGGCGTCGCGCTTGACGATCCGACGGTCAAGACCATGAGCTTCGCGGTGGGTGGCGCCCGGTTCGTCCGGCTGACGTCGCTGGCCGAGGCGGGCGGACGCGGCCCGTGGGCCAGCGCCGCCGAGCTCACCTTGTTCGGCGACCCCGGTGGACCCGTGCCCACGACGCCGCTGGCTAGGGGCGACCGCACCACGACCGTCACCGACAAGGCGATCACCGTCGACCTGAAGGCGCCGATGGTGATCACCGGGCTGACCTACCGCCACCCGGGCGCGCGCGTCGGCGAATACCGGGTCGCGGTGTCCACCGACGGGAAGACCTTCAGCCCGGCCGTGGCCTCCGGCGTGTGGGAAGACGGCGACAAAGTCAAGGACGCGGCTTTCGCCGGCCAGGTCACCGGCCGTTTCGTGCGACTGACCTCGGTCACCGGATCTGTGTCGGAGAAGGCTGAGATCGACTTGGCCGGCCCGGTCCCGGGCGGCGCCGCGCCGCTGAGCCGATACGGCTGGAGCGCCACCGCGTCCGATGAGGACAGCGCGAACCCCGCGGCCAACATCGTCGACGGACGTCAGGACACGGTGTGGCGAGGACGGCGAGGTCAGCACAGTTCCCAGCTCTCGTCGTTCACCGTCGACCTCAAGCGCGAACAGCCGGTGTCCTCGATCGTGCTCGCTCCCCGCAACCCTGGTCGCGTCGCGAACTACTCGGTCGCGGTCAGCACCGATGGCACGACCTTCGGCACGCCCGTCGCGACAGGCACCTGGTCTGACGATGGGCTGGTGAAGACGGCGGTACTCAAGGGTGCGCCGAACACTCGCTTCGTCCGGGTGACCTCGACCGCGGAAGCCGTGGAGGGCGCGGAGTTCTACGCCTACGCGGCGATCGACCCGGCGAGCACCGCCGCGCTGGACCGCACCGGGTGGAGCGCCTCGGCCTCCGACGAGGAGACCGATCCGAGGTACGACGGCCGGGCCGCCCTCGCCATCGACGGCACGGACACCACGATGTGGCACTCGAAGTGGACGGGCGTGCCCGCGCCGCTGCCGCACTGGATCACCCTCGACATGAAGGCCGCCAAGACGGTCGCGGGCATCCGCGTGCAGCCGCGCGGAGACGGTATGTCCGGCTGGAACGGCCGAATCGGGCAGTACCAACTCCGGGTGAGCAACGACGGCGTCAACTTCGGCGACCCGGTCGCCGCGGGCACGTGGCCCGACACCTCCTCACCCCAGACCGCGCTGCTCACCTCGTCGGTGTCGGCTCGCTATGTGCGACTGACCGCGCTCACCGAAGCGGGCAACCGTGGGCCGTGGACGACGATCCCGGAGATCAACGTCCTGACTCCGGCGCCGCCACCGGACAAGAGCAAGACAGGTTCCTGGTCCGCGGTGAACGGGTACCCGCTGATCCCCGTCGCCACCGCCGTGCTGCCCAACAACAAGTTGTTGATGTGGTCGGCGTACCTGCCCGACAACTTCGGCGGGACGAACGGCTACACGCAGACCGCGATTCTCGATCTGACCACGGGGAACATCACCAACCGCCGGGTCTCGAACACCGAACACGACATGTTCTGCCCCGGCACCTCGGTGCTGTTCGACGGTCGTGTCCTGGTGAGCGGCGGCAGCGACGACAACAACGCCAGCATCTACAACCCTTTCACTGACACGTGGTCCCGGGCCGGAACGTTGAACGTCCGCCGCGGATACCAGGGCCAGACGACGTTGTCGAATGGCGAGGCGTTCATCGTCGGCGGCTCGTGGAGTGGTGGTGAGGGCGGCAAGACCGCGGAGGTCTACTCGCCCGGTCGCAACGCATGGCGCCTGCTCAGCGGAGTGCCTGCCGAACCGCTCATGACGGCCGACGTGCGGGGTGTGTACCGCGCCGACAACCACGGCTGGTTCTTCGCCGTCAGCGGCGGCCGGGTGTTCCACGCGGGACCGAGTAGCCGCATGCACTGGATCAGCACCACGGGGAACGGGTCGATCACCGACGCCGGGCTGCGGGGTGACAGCCCGGATGCGATGAACGGCAACGCGGTCATGTACGACATCGGGAAGATCCTGACCGTCGGCGGTTCACGGCAGTACTCCGAAGGCGATGCCATCAACCGCGCGTACTCGATCGACATCAGTTCGGGCACGAACGCCACGGTGACCCGGGTCGGTGACCTGGCGATCCCGCGCACGTTCGCGAACAGCGTCGTCCTGCCGGACGGCAAGGTGGCCGTCGTCGGCGGCATGACCTACGGCGTCGGGTTCAGCGACCAGACCGCCACGTACATCCCCGAACTCTGGGACCCGGCCACCGGCCAGTTCACCAAGCTCGCCCCCATGGCGGTGCCGCGCACCTATCACAGCGTGGCCAACCTGCTGCCGGACGGAAGGGTGTTCAGCGGCGGCGGCGGCCTCTGCGGGAACTGCGCGGTCAACCACCAGGACGGCCAGATCCTCACCCCGCCGTACCTGCTGAACGCGGACGGCTCACCGAAGCCGCGTCCGACGATCGTCGCCGCGCCCGGCGGAGCCACCCTCGGCGGCAAGTTCACCATCGCGACGGACAAGCCCGTGACGGCGTTCTCGCTGATGCGGCTGAGCTCGATCACCCACTCGGTGGACAACGACCAGCGGCGCATCCCGCTCACGCCGGTCGCGCTGGCGGGCAACTCCTACCAGGTGTCCGTGCCCGCCGATCCCGGCGTCGCGCTGCCTGGGTACTACATGCTGTTCGCGATGGACGCGAACGGTGTGCCCAGCGTGGCCAAGATGGTCAAGATCAGCGAGCCGTTCGTGGCCCGGATGGGTTCGCGCGGTCCCGGATGA
- a CDS encoding serine hydrolase has translation MARLAAAVMAVVLMAGGSEAMAESAAGRFDRPWQGFAPANTVLRAGSAASVGLDPAPVAEAERAIEAWTRPNPTRPLFAGAVTLSAHNGVIVSRSEAGQAVRYADAAGTELPAERQVPMRSDTIFDVASVSKLFTSLAVLCLVEDGSVDIHAPVAAYLPAFGSNGKKSITVKQLLTHASGLEPFIPLWRDWPDKPTRIAAVLDRAPKYPPGSRYVYSDLNLITLGVLVEARSGKSLDALVAERITEPLGLRDTGYNPPAAKLHRVATTEFQSSPPRGMVRGEVHDENAWSLGGVAGHAGVFSTADDLAVLAQAILNGGAYAGRRILRAETVRDMLANHTPQFPGNDHGLGFELNQRWYMGALAGPRTAGHTGFTGTSLVIDPASRSFTILLTNRVHPSRAWGSINVARERLASGLARSMAVRPRHGPDAWFTGWTDATTSTLTSARLPGTGRARVTFDTFVDTESSDTLQLEWSADGQTWHSLPMRAAGRGAPPGEVGVLAGAGHRSWWTINADVPATGPFTVRWRAITDGRYLGRGFYVDRILVTDGDRSLLNGEKEPHLIAPDGWRLQTC, from the coding sequence ATGGCACGGTTGGCGGCCGCGGTGATGGCGGTAGTGCTCATGGCAGGCGGTTCGGAGGCGATGGCGGAGAGCGCGGCAGGCCGGTTCGACCGGCCGTGGCAGGGGTTCGCTCCGGCGAACACCGTGCTGCGGGCCGGTTCCGCAGCGTCCGTCGGCCTCGACCCGGCCCCCGTTGCCGAGGCCGAGCGGGCCATCGAGGCCTGGACGCGGCCGAACCCGACCAGGCCCCTGTTCGCGGGCGCGGTCACGTTGTCCGCGCACAACGGGGTGATCGTGTCGCGCTCCGAGGCGGGCCAGGCGGTGCGCTATGCCGACGCCGCGGGCACGGAGCTGCCCGCCGAGCGGCAGGTGCCGATGCGGTCGGACACGATCTTCGACGTGGCGTCGGTGAGCAAGCTGTTCACCTCCCTTGCCGTCTTGTGCCTGGTCGAGGACGGGTCGGTCGACATCCACGCGCCGGTGGCGGCCTACCTGCCCGCGTTCGGGTCCAACGGAAAGAAGTCGATCACCGTCAAGCAACTGCTCACCCACGCCTCGGGCCTGGAGCCGTTCATCCCGCTGTGGCGCGACTGGCCGGACAAGCCGACCAGGATCGCCGCGGTGCTCGACCGGGCGCCGAAATACCCGCCCGGGTCGAGGTACGTGTACTCCGACCTCAACCTGATCACCCTCGGCGTCCTCGTCGAGGCGAGGTCCGGCAAGTCCCTCGACGCCCTGGTCGCCGAGCGGATCACCGAACCGCTGGGGCTGCGCGACACCGGCTACAACCCGCCTGCCGCGAAGCTGCACCGCGTCGCCACGACGGAGTTCCAGTCCTCGCCCCCGCGCGGGATGGTCCGCGGCGAGGTGCACGACGAGAACGCGTGGTCGCTGGGTGGGGTCGCCGGCCACGCGGGCGTGTTCTCCACCGCCGACGACCTGGCTGTCCTCGCCCAGGCCATCCTCAACGGCGGCGCCTACGCGGGCAGGCGGATCCTGCGCGCCGAGACGGTCCGCGACATGCTGGCCAACCACACGCCGCAGTTCCCCGGCAACGACCATGGCCTGGGCTTCGAGCTGAACCAGCGCTGGTACATGGGCGCGCTGGCCGGCCCGCGGACCGCCGGGCACACGGGGTTCACCGGCACTTCGCTGGTGATCGACCCGGCTTCGCGGTCTTTCACCATCCTCCTGACCAACCGCGTCCACCCGTCGCGGGCGTGGGGGTCGATCAACGTCGCCCGGGAGCGGCTCGCGAGCGGGCTGGCCCGGTCGATGGCGGTGCGGCCCAGGCACGGACCCGACGCCTGGTTCACCGGCTGGACCGACGCCACGACGTCGACCCTGACCTCGGCCCGACTCCCCGGGACCGGGCGGGCGCGAGTCACGTTCGACACGTTCGTGGATACCGAATCGAGTGACACGCTCCAGCTGGAGTGGAGCGCCGACGGCCAGACGTGGCACTCGCTGCCCATGCGGGCGGCGGGTAGGGGCGCACCGCCTGGCGAAGTGGGCGTTTTGGCCGGTGCGGGCCACCGGAGTTGGTGGACGATCAACGCCGACGTGCCCGCGACGGGTCCGTTCACCGTCCGCTGGCGGGCGATCACCGATGGCAGGTACCTGGGCCGGGGTTTCTACGTCGATCGAATTTTGGTCACCGATGGTGATCGATCGCTGCTTAACGGTGAGAAAGAACCCCACCTGATAGCGCCGGATGGGTGGCGGCTCCAAACTTGTTGA
- a CDS encoding Fic family protein — protein MTDPLAPLLALPGVEDAVRSARDSVAEVHRHPTNRRGWPATAAEASVRAARASAVLDGGDPAIPELGDVSDPVLAGALRVAEALGPLLPTWERAPLQALAKLHLLAAADLTDGDSLGRPKSDAAPRLDLLGGLVAGGTKVPGPVLAAVVHGELLTLAPFGTADGVIARAAARLTSIGTGLDPKGLSVPEVFFMRREDRYRAAAAGFATGEPEAVGAWIIFCCEAVEAGAREATSIADASLAE, from the coding sequence GTGACCGATCCCCTGGCTCCACTGCTCGCCCTTCCCGGTGTCGAGGACGCCGTGCGCTCCGCGCGGGACTCGGTCGCCGAAGTCCACCGGCACCCGACGAACCGCCGAGGCTGGCCCGCGACGGCGGCCGAGGCGTCCGTGCGCGCCGCCCGCGCGTCGGCCGTCCTCGACGGCGGCGACCCGGCGATCCCCGAGCTGGGCGATGTCAGTGATCCGGTCCTCGCGGGCGCCCTGCGGGTCGCCGAGGCACTCGGGCCGCTGCTGCCGACGTGGGAACGCGCTCCGCTGCAAGCCCTGGCCAAGCTGCACCTGCTCGCCGCGGCCGACCTGACCGACGGCGACTCGCTCGGCAGGCCCAAGTCCGATGCCGCGCCCCGGCTCGACCTGCTCGGGGGGCTCGTCGCGGGCGGGACGAAGGTGCCGGGGCCGGTTCTCGCCGCCGTCGTGCACGGCGAACTGCTCACCCTCGCGCCCTTCGGCACCGCCGACGGCGTGATCGCCCGCGCCGCGGCCCGGCTGACGTCCATCGGCACCGGGCTGGACCCGAAGGGTCTCTCGGTCCCGGAGGTGTTCTTCATGCGCCGCGAGGACCGCTACCGCGCGGCCGCCGCGGGCTTCGCCACCGGTGAGCCGGAAGCGGTGGGCGCGTGGATCATCTTCTGCTGCGAAGCCGTCGAGGCGGGCGCCCGGGAAGCGACGAGCATCGCGGACGCATCACTCGCTGAGTAA